From the Exiguobacterium aurantiacum genome, one window contains:
- a CDS encoding glucose-1-phosphate adenylyltransferase, with the protein MKQEMVAMLLAGGEGKRLGPLTRKTAKPAVNFGGKYRIIDFPLSNCTNSGITTVGVLTQYEPLELNRYLGIGSAWDLDRRNGGLAILPPYQAQSGKNWYEGTANAIYRNLSYIDDYDPEYVLILSGDHIYKMDYEKMLDFHKEKQADVTISVMEVPWDEAPRFGILNTGDDLRIKEFEEKPEKPKSNLASMGIYIFNWKVLREHLIQDAEDETSSFDFGKNIIPNTLLDGLDVFAYKFKGYWKDVGTIQSLWEANMDLLEEDPPFDLYDPEFKIYSVNPNQTPQFIGKDACVEQSVINEGCRIEGEVQHSVLFYDVRVGEGSLVKDSVIMPGARIGKDVTIHRAIVASCAVIEDGATVGEPGGEIVVIEPHENIESGTVFKQRA; encoded by the coding sequence ATGAAGCAAGAAATGGTTGCGATGCTCCTCGCAGGAGGAGAAGGAAAACGACTCGGGCCTCTCACACGGAAGACAGCGAAGCCTGCTGTCAACTTTGGAGGAAAGTACCGAATCATCGATTTTCCATTATCGAACTGTACCAATTCGGGAATCACGACGGTGGGCGTGTTAACACAATATGAACCGCTTGAGTTGAACCGTTACCTAGGCATCGGGTCGGCCTGGGACTTGGATCGCCGCAATGGAGGTTTGGCCATCTTACCGCCTTACCAAGCACAGTCGGGGAAAAACTGGTACGAAGGTACGGCCAATGCGATTTATCGGAACTTGAGCTATATCGACGACTATGATCCGGAGTACGTGTTGATCCTATCGGGGGACCACATTTACAAGATGGATTACGAGAAGATGCTCGACTTCCATAAAGAGAAGCAAGCGGACGTCACGATCTCGGTTATGGAAGTCCCTTGGGATGAAGCACCGCGTTTTGGGATCTTGAACACGGGCGACGACCTTCGCATTAAAGAATTCGAAGAGAAACCTGAGAAACCGAAGAGCAATTTGGCCTCGATGGGGATTTATATCTTTAACTGGAAAGTGCTACGGGAGCACCTGATCCAAGATGCGGAAGACGAGACATCAAGCTTCGACTTTGGGAAAAACATCATTCCGAACACGCTCCTCGATGGTTTAGACGTGTTCGCGTATAAATTCAAAGGTTACTGGAAAGACGTGGGGACGATTCAATCACTTTGGGAAGCCAACATGGACTTACTCGAAGAAGATCCGCCGTTCGATCTCTATGATCCGGAATTTAAAATCTACTCGGTCAACCCGAACCAGACACCTCAGTTCATCGGCAAAGATGCCTGCGTCGAACAGTCGGTCATCAATGAAGGTTGTCGGATCGAGGGCGAAGTCCAACATTCAGTCTTGTTCTATGACGTACGCGTCGGTGAAGGGTCGCTTGTCAAGGACTCGGTCATTATGCCGGGAGCACGGATTGGAAAAGATGTAACGATTCACAGAGCCATCGTCGCGAGCTGTGCCGTCATTGAAGACGGGGCGACTGTCGGCGAGCCGGGTGGTGAGATCGTTGTCATTGAACCACACGAAAATATCGAGAGCGGCACAGTCTTCAAACAACGTGCTTGA
- a CDS encoding sulfurtransferase, with product MFPTMRAQELKHIVHTDSIRFIDCRYSLNDASYGKFVYRQGHLPNAVFLDLMEDLSGPVSEHGGRHPLPSKEAWTETLRRIGIQPDDLVVIYDDGFPYAARAWWLFKWAGHERVIVLEGGIQSGITYCGETTTDVPSYPASNYVPAFQDEMIATLEDVRAATKTGGLYDSRTPDRYDGSYEPIDQKPGHIPNAVLCPYTEAITDLGMLQDFHDLKELYADVLDVPNPIFYCGSGVTACVNILALHALGKDDVRLYPGSYSDWISYPENKVHP from the coding sequence TGCGTGCCCAAGAATTGAAACACATCGTCCATACGGACTCGATTCGCTTTATTGATTGTCGTTATTCTTTAAACGACGCCTCATACGGAAAGTTTGTGTATCGACAAGGGCATCTCCCGAACGCTGTCTTCCTCGATTTGATGGAAGACCTATCTGGACCCGTGTCCGAGCACGGAGGCCGTCATCCGTTGCCGTCAAAAGAAGCATGGACCGAGACGCTCCGCCGCATCGGGATTCAACCAGATGATTTAGTCGTCATCTACGACGACGGGTTCCCGTACGCCGCCCGCGCATGGTGGTTATTCAAGTGGGCCGGCCATGAGCGCGTCATCGTGCTCGAGGGCGGCATCCAATCCGGGATCACTTACTGCGGAGAGACGACGACGGACGTTCCGTCCTATCCCGCATCAAATTATGTCCCAGCGTTCCAGGACGAGATGATCGCGACACTTGAAGATGTCCGCGCCGCCACTAAAACCGGCGGACTATATGATTCAAGGACACCCGATCGGTACGATGGCAGTTATGAACCGATTGATCAAAAACCGGGGCATATCCCGAACGCCGTCCTCTGTCCATACACGGAAGCCATCACCGACCTCGGTATGCTTCAAGATTTTCATGATTTGAAAGAACTGTACGCCGACGTTCTCGATGTCCCGAACCCGATCTTCTACTGCGGGAGCGGGGTCACCGCCTGCGTCAACATCTTGGCGTTACACGCCCTCGGTAAAGACGATGTCCGTCTATACCCGGGCTCATACTCGGACTGGATCAGTTATCCAGAAAACAAGGTCCACCCGTAA
- the glgD gene encoding glucose-1-phosphate adenylyltransferase subunit GlgD: protein MTNDLLGVINLGTEEGLFPEFTGHRNLAAVPFSGRYRLIDFTLTNMITQGINQVGIFTLDKYRSLMDHLGSGKEWDLDRSQGGLHIFPPALKPDGEAYLGDLANFSMHREHFVRSKQPYVVITGSNVLTTIDFQDMLEHHKSMGADITLGYAAHEQKCGYCRPIRLGENDRVVGIGERGYSPDDEYTYTETIIMSKNLFLRLVDEATSKGEYDLLDGVIRPQLHRLHVHGYHYTGKMQVIHSVLSYYNESMRLLRQEGIIYDFPHIYTKIKHEPPTRYLKGSKVNEALVANGCKISGEVQNSILFRGVVVSEHARVKNSIILSKSIIEEGAVVENAILDKEVVVKRGQVIRGTVDEPIVIGKRTTV from the coding sequence TTGACGAATGATTTGTTAGGGGTCATCAACTTAGGAACCGAAGAGGGCTTGTTTCCAGAATTTACGGGGCATCGCAATTTAGCGGCTGTCCCGTTCTCTGGACGTTATCGCCTGATTGATTTTACATTGACGAACATGATCACCCAAGGCATCAACCAAGTTGGTATTTTCACGTTAGATAAATATCGCTCGCTCATGGACCACTTGGGTTCAGGGAAAGAGTGGGATTTGGACCGTTCGCAAGGCGGTTTGCACATCTTCCCACCGGCGCTCAAGCCTGACGGGGAAGCATACCTCGGCGACTTGGCCAACTTCTCGATGCACCGCGAACACTTCGTGCGCAGCAAACAACCGTACGTCGTGATCACGGGGTCGAACGTCTTGACGACGATCGACTTCCAAGACATGCTCGAACATCATAAATCGATGGGGGCTGACATCACACTCGGTTACGCCGCTCACGAACAGAAATGCGGTTATTGTCGACCAATCCGTCTCGGTGAAAACGACCGTGTCGTCGGCATCGGCGAGCGCGGATACAGCCCGGACGACGAGTACACGTACACGGAGACGATTATCATGTCGAAAAACTTGTTCCTTCGTCTCGTCGACGAAGCGACATCAAAAGGTGAGTACGATTTGCTCGACGGCGTCATCCGTCCGCAGCTCCACCGTCTGCACGTGCACGGCTATCACTATACTGGCAAAATGCAGGTGATTCATTCTGTACTTTCATACTATAATGAAAGTATGCGCTTACTTCGTCAGGAAGGGATCATCTACGATTTCCCACATATCTATACGAAGATTAAACATGAGCCGCCAACCCGTTATTTGAAAGGGTCGAAAGTGAATGAAGCGCTCGTCGCAAACGGATGTAAAATCAGCGGTGAAGTTCAAAACAGCATTCTCTTCCGCGGTGTCGTCGTCAGTGAGCACGCCCGCGTTAAAAACTCAATCATTTTATCCAAATCGATCATCGAAGAAGGCGCTGTCGTCGAGAACGCCATTTTAGATAAAGAAGTGGTCGTCAAACGAGGACAAGTCATTCGAGGTACGGTCGACGAACCGATCGTCATCGGAAAACGGACAACGGTTTAA
- a CDS encoding glycogen/starch/alpha-glucan phosphorylase, with translation MFTDKQSFVTSFQERFVALNGKSFDEGTEQEVYQTLATMVREQAIPKWINTRDKHEEKQSKQVIYFSLEFLLGRFLYNNLLSMDVLEVVQEGLEELGFNFTDITEYEPEPGLGNGGLGRLAACFLDSLAALSLPGHGNGIRYRYGLFKQKIVDGYQVELPDNWLRDGNMWETRRADRAIDVNFGGWIEMRQIGDRLRVVHHPDEVVRAVPYDMPIIGYKNDVVNTLRLWNAESPFDDEEYMERTKGSYKDLLKYKQSIATISEFLYPDDTTYEGKVLRLKQQYFFVSAGVQSMIASYLRHNKSLKHLGDHYAVHINDTHPVVAIPELMRILMDDHGYGWEEAWRVTKSVMSFTNHTLLAEALEKWPVEMYERLLPRIYQIITEINRRFCKDVLVNYPHLEPHMGEIAIVSNQHINMANLAVVGSHSTNGVARIHTDILKQREMRHLYEMFPLRFNNKTNGITHRRWLLKSNPRLSNLITDAIGPSWIEHPNDLEKLMGVSKDASFQEQVMNVKQQNKLDLAGYIQAETGIAVDPESIFDVQVKRLHAYKRQLMDAMHIHALYQKIQADPTFTMVPRTFIFGAKAAPGYYYAKEVIRYINALAAMINNDKRASRFIKVVFLENYRVSMAERIFPGSDLSEQISTASYEASGTGNMKFMMNGALTIGTLDGANIEIRDAVGDDHIFIFGLTPQEVMNYKKFGGYHAADIYHANTEVRNVVDALVNGTFDKVGEYQFQAIFDSLLVYNDDFLVLKDFASYMQAQRRVDEVFADKARWAESSIVNTAKSGIFSSDRTITEYANAVWNIKPTSVK, from the coding sequence ATGTTTACAGACAAACAGAGCTTCGTCACTTCATTTCAAGAGAGATTTGTCGCTTTAAACGGGAAGTCGTTCGATGAAGGGACCGAGCAGGAAGTGTATCAAACGTTGGCAACGATGGTGCGCGAACAGGCGATCCCGAAATGGATCAACACCCGCGACAAGCACGAAGAAAAGCAGAGCAAGCAAGTCATTTATTTCTCACTTGAATTTTTGCTCGGACGTTTTCTGTACAACAACTTGCTCAGCATGGATGTCCTGGAAGTCGTGCAAGAGGGGTTAGAGGAACTTGGTTTCAACTTCACGGATATCACGGAATATGAACCGGAACCGGGGCTTGGGAACGGGGGGCTCGGTCGTTTGGCGGCGTGCTTCCTCGATTCACTCGCCGCGCTCAGCTTGCCAGGACACGGGAACGGGATTCGTTACCGCTACGGCTTGTTCAAACAAAAGATTGTCGACGGCTATCAAGTCGAATTGCCGGACAATTGGCTCCGTGACGGCAACATGTGGGAGACACGCCGGGCCGACCGGGCCATCGACGTCAATTTCGGCGGTTGGATCGAGATGCGACAAATCGGGGACCGGCTTCGCGTCGTCCATCATCCAGATGAAGTCGTTCGAGCCGTACCTTACGATATGCCGATCATCGGTTACAAAAACGACGTCGTCAACACGCTCCGGCTCTGGAACGCCGAGTCGCCGTTTGATGACGAGGAGTATATGGAACGGACGAAAGGCTCGTATAAAGATTTGCTGAAATACAAGCAATCGATTGCGACCATCTCTGAGTTCCTTTACCCGGATGATACGACGTACGAAGGAAAGGTATTGCGCTTGAAGCAACAATACTTCTTCGTTTCGGCGGGCGTCCAGTCGATGATCGCGTCTTACTTACGTCATAATAAATCGTTGAAGCACTTGGGCGACCATTATGCGGTCCATATCAATGACACGCACCCGGTCGTTGCCATCCCTGAACTCATGCGGATCTTAATGGACGACCACGGCTACGGTTGGGAGGAGGCGTGGCGCGTGACGAAGAGCGTCATGTCGTTCACGAACCATACGCTCCTCGCCGAGGCGCTCGAGAAGTGGCCGGTCGAGATGTATGAACGGCTGTTGCCACGCATCTATCAAATCATCACGGAGATCAACCGTCGCTTCTGTAAAGATGTGCTCGTCAACTACCCGCATCTTGAACCACATATGGGCGAGATCGCGATCGTGTCGAACCAACATATCAATATGGCGAACCTTGCTGTCGTCGGCTCGCACTCGACGAACGGCGTCGCCCGAATCCATACCGATATTTTGAAGCAGCGTGAGATGCGTCACTTATATGAGATGTTCCCGTTGCGCTTCAACAACAAGACGAACGGGATCACGCATCGTCGCTGGCTCCTCAAGTCAAACCCGCGACTCTCGAACTTGATCACCGATGCGATCGGTCCGTCATGGATTGAACATCCGAATGATCTTGAGAAGTTGATGGGCGTGTCGAAAGACGCGAGCTTCCAAGAGCAGGTCATGAACGTGAAACAACAAAACAAACTTGACCTCGCCGGCTACATTCAAGCAGAGACGGGTATCGCCGTCGACCCGGAGTCGATTTTTGACGTTCAAGTCAAGCGACTCCACGCCTATAAACGTCAACTAATGGATGCGATGCACATTCATGCGCTCTATCAGAAGATTCAAGCAGACCCGACGTTCACGATGGTGCCACGGACGTTCATCTTCGGTGCGAAGGCAGCTCCGGGCTACTATTATGCCAAAGAAGTCATTCGTTATATCAACGCGCTCGCGGCCATGATCAACAATGATAAGCGGGCGAGCCGCTTCATCAAGGTCGTCTTCCTCGAGAACTACCGCGTCTCGATGGCGGAGCGCATCTTCCCAGGTTCGGATTTGAGTGAACAAATCTCGACGGCGAGCTACGAGGCGTCAGGTACCGGCAACATGAAGTTCATGATGAACGGTGCGCTCACAATCGGGACGCTCGACGGGGCCAATATTGAGATTCGCGATGCAGTCGGGGACGACCATATCTTCATCTTCGGATTGACACCGCAAGAAGTCATGAACTACAAGAAATTCGGCGGCTATCATGCGGCCGACATCTACCATGCGAATACAGAAGTGCGTAACGTCGTCGACGCCCTCGTCAACGGCACGTTTGACAAGGTCGGAGAATACCAATTCCAAGCGATCTTCGACTCGCTTCTCGTCTATAATGACGATTTCCTCGTCTTGAAAGATTTCGCGTCATACATGCAGGCACAGCGTCGTGTCGACGAGGTGTTCGCAGACAAGGCGCGCTGGGCCGAGAGCTCAATCGTCAATACGGCCAAGTCAGGTATCTTCTCGAGTGACCGAACGATTACCGAATATGCGAACGCCGTTTGGAACATCAAGCCGACGAGCGTGAAATGA
- the glgA gene encoding glycogen synthase GlgA: MKIWYVASEAAPFMKTGGLADVIGSLPQAVSGLGEDVSVIMPKYGTIAQEYVDDMEYLFDLIVPVGWRKQFGAVLKLVRDGVTFYFIDNEYYFKREGVLYGHYDDAERFAFFSRAVLEMIGKLEAEDVPDVLHCHDWQTGVVPAFLRIHYQHLEAYQRIRTVFTIHNLQYQGIFPEAVLGELLQFGPEHFTAEGIQHNGLVNYMKAGIVHSDQITTVSPSYRDEIMEPYYGEGLDAALRYRSVDVRGILNGLDLATNDPSTDKRIAQTYNLDTVKEGKLANKRVLQERFGLEVRDDVMLIGFVSRLVEQKGLDLIEAVSEELGNLDCQFVFLGSGQPEYEGIVHEMTATHPGKVGSYIGFDIELAHLIYAGSDAFLMPSRFEPCGLSQLISMRYGTLPIVRETGGLRDTVKPYNEYTQEGTGFGFLNYNAHEMLATIEKSIRVFYDDNTWNALVHQAMTADFSWKQSAKQYRELYHLFA; encoded by the coding sequence ATGAAAATATGGTATGTCGCTTCAGAAGCGGCACCGTTCATGAAAACGGGGGGGCTTGCCGATGTCATCGGCTCGCTCCCTCAAGCGGTGTCTGGACTCGGTGAAGATGTTAGTGTAATCATGCCGAAATATGGCACGATCGCTCAGGAATATGTAGATGACATGGAGTATCTTTTCGACTTGATCGTCCCGGTCGGATGGCGCAAACAGTTTGGTGCCGTCTTGAAACTTGTGCGCGATGGCGTCACGTTCTACTTTATCGACAACGAATATTATTTCAAACGAGAAGGCGTGCTCTACGGCCATTACGATGATGCCGAGCGGTTCGCATTCTTCTCTCGGGCCGTCCTTGAGATGATCGGGAAGCTCGAGGCAGAGGACGTGCCGGATGTGCTCCATTGCCACGACTGGCAGACAGGGGTCGTCCCGGCCTTCTTACGGATTCATTACCAACATCTCGAAGCGTATCAACGCATTCGTACGGTTTTCACTATCCATAACCTGCAATATCAGGGTATCTTCCCGGAAGCGGTCCTCGGCGAGCTATTACAGTTCGGTCCCGAGCACTTCACGGCGGAAGGGATTCAACATAACGGTCTCGTCAACTATATGAAGGCCGGCATCGTCCACTCCGACCAAATCACGACGGTCAGCCCGTCGTATCGTGACGAGATCATGGAACCGTATTACGGGGAAGGGCTCGACGCGGCGCTACGCTATCGGTCTGTGGATGTCCGTGGCATCTTGAACGGACTCGATTTGGCGACAAATGATCCAAGTACGGACAAGCGCATCGCCCAGACGTACAACCTCGATACGGTCAAAGAAGGGAAACTCGCCAACAAACGGGTCCTCCAAGAACGATTCGGTCTCGAAGTACGTGACGACGTCATGCTAATCGGTTTTGTCAGTCGACTCGTCGAACAAAAAGGGCTCGATTTGATTGAAGCGGTGAGTGAGGAGCTTGGGAACTTGGATTGTCAATTCGTGTTCCTCGGCTCGGGTCAACCGGAATATGAAGGCATCGTTCATGAGATGACGGCGACGCATCCAGGTAAGGTCGGGTCATATATCGGTTTCGATATCGAGCTCGCCCACTTGATTTATGCCGGATCGGACGCATTCCTGATGCCGTCACGTTTTGAGCCGTGCGGTCTCAGCCAGCTCATCTCGATGCGTTACGGGACGCTCCCGATCGTTCGAGAGACAGGTGGACTTCGTGACACGGTCAAACCGTATAACGAGTACACCCAAGAAGGCACGGGCTTTGGCTTCTTGAACTATAACGCCCATGAGATGCTCGCGACGATTGAGAAATCGATTCGTGTCTTCTACGACGACAACACTTGGAACGCCCTCGTCCATCAAGCGATGACCGCGGACTTCAGCTGGAAACAATCCGCGAAACAGTACCGTGAATTGTATCACCTATTTGCATGA